The genome window AGACCAGTACAGAGATAATGATAATCTGGAGAAACCCGAGGACAATATTGAGAACCGGAGTGTCAGGAATCCCTACCTGGGGGAGATCCCAGTGATAAAGGGTGACGATGGGAGTGATCTTGTTCGCCAGAAGATTGTCAATCAGGTCATCGTAATACTTGATTCCTTTTTCATTCACATGGTCAGCTACAAATATAACACAGTGTGGGTATTTGTCAGTGACAATGGCACCTCAGTGTCAGGTTCTGGTGTGTTCTATCAGACATCCCAATCACTCACACTTGATCCCAGTGGGAATGAGTCTGGGCCAGGAGATGGAGAAGCGGTAATGGTTCAGCTTCAGCTCTTTAATCAAGGAGATGTCATCCTAAAGACAGAACAAACGGAGGAATTTAACAGCAGCTAATCCTGCTCCCAAATCACAACAGTCACAGCAGAGTGTAGGTTTGGTAAAGTACTTGGATGgcgaagagaggtagagagagagagagaaagagagagggaggcagagagagagacagacagagaaagagaattgCTACTGTGTGGGCgtgtactctgtgtgtgaaCACCTCGACTCTTTTAATCAGGAAgttggagaagaagaagaataagaggagacaggaaacagactATCTTCTGATCACCTTGACTTTGTAGTAGCCCTCGCAGGAAGAATCCCCGGTGTCGTTGAGTAACACTTTGCCTTTGTTGTGTGAGAATACATCCCAGATGCTCAGTCCTTTTCCATCTTTGTCCCAGGCTCCTTCTGTTTGATAGGCTGAACTGCCGGCACCCCACGAAAATCCTAAAGGTGTTCAATACTTAGCGTTTGactgacacacagcacagccatTGATGTCAGTGATTCGGTCAGGatgctttgggggggggggagacggggtTCGAGAAGTGTGCCTACCAACTGGAAAAGTGCCATAATAGAAGGAGCCGCGGTCGTTCTTTGTCCAGTCGAAGTCCTCAGCCGTAGACAAACACAGCACCAACATAAACACATGGCACAGCGGAGTGGTACGATGGGGTAGCATGATAGTCCTGGGCACACGGCGCTCGCTTTCTCCTGCACCGTGAAGAAACAGACATCCCCCATCTTCTTATCAACACACTGCTCTACGCCACCGTTTGCCAGTTCACAGTTTCACCAATAAAAATGCttgatcacaaacacacacacacaaactgcaggCCTACCTGTCACACAGTCAAAGGATCAACATTTGTTCAGACTTGAAGCATCATATGGTATCAGACAGTGTTGGTGTGAAAATAAGGTGAGGTTCCTACAGTGTGCCGTAACCAAACAGTCTGGAGCATCTAGTTCACTGGACTATATTGGGGGTCTCGTGGCCTCAATGCAGAACCAAATACCCCCTATTCAAACTCAATAGAGTGTGAGAAAATGTTGCTTAGGTCGGCAGATCCCTTACAAACTGGGGTTTCACTTTGTAAGCAAAGTCAGTGTTGGAGAGGCTGATACTGTATTTACTATGACAAAGGCAGATAACAATTACAAATACGAAATTATGATTACATTTTCCAGATTCCATAAGAGTGGATTTAAATATAGTTAATAAGCTGGCCaatccttttatttatttattttggggggggggggggattttcaaCAAGCATCATATCTTTGTTCTTCTTATGGATAgctctacttttttttttttgcaaagtcccttgggggggggggggggggggtaatttgTTTGGGAGAAAACAAGTTACTATGCTTGTGATAGTATACCCAGGTCAGGCTTAAAGCTTGATTAGGTGAATGAAGCCTTGCCTGTGGAAAAGAGACCATATGGAAAGCTGTATATATCTATTGGTGAAATCCCCATTGTAAGCTACCACCCTTCTCCAGAGCTGTCCGTGCTCTCTGGGTCACACTGCTTTGTTTTAGCTGTTTAGAAAATGCTGAATGGTTGGGTAGAGGGGAAAGTGTTTGCACTGCATTATCCATTTGCAAATGTGTGTGCCTATGTCAAGTTGGGACAGGGATTATAACCTCAGTACAACCTTGATTAGGCTGTCCAGGAGACAGCAAGGTCAGAACCCACATTTCAGTCATCATACCTCTAGACGTTCAAGTCCTTAACACTCATCCCTCTTGATGTTGGTGCTTTTGGCCAGTTGAGTTCAAAAAGCACCATGATAAGCCTATTAAGGTGAACAATAGTTGATCTCATTTACAATACTTGATTTAGTTGTCTGAGCTAAGGATGTCAAGAGTGATTTGCAACACAATAATTCTTATAGGTACATCCATCAATATTTTTATGTACTGAGTTCTTTATTTTGTGCTCATGAATAACCCTAATAACATGTACAGAACTGTAGTCATTTCGATCATCTTATATGGCCCAGCCATACACACATTCCATTAGAACCTTGAGGCTTGGGAACAATTGTCTTTAGTCCATAGATGTGCAACATCAATGCTTATAAGAAGCACCTAACAAATTGGAATGCTCCATGCCAGTGACACTGAACAGGTGACTACAAACAACAACTCTATGATGACCAGTACAAATGACAGGTATTGACATACAGTATGCAAGGAAGAACTCTCTTCCAGTTTGTTGTGTAGCTGATCTCAACACTATTAAGTCCACTCCAATAAATAATAAACTTACTAACAAAGGAATCAAAACAAGTAAAAAAGAACCAACTGTCCATTTACACACTTCAGTGTTGTAGATATCTGAACTCCTTGGACTACTGACAGTGCAATTGGAATCTCAGTaataatcctcctcttcctcctcctcctcgtcttcctcagGCACTACTTCAAGCTCATTttcatcatcttcctcctcttcttcctcctcctcctcctcctcttcctccatattATAATCCACAGGTGCACTGAGGAGGAGTTTGGTCTGGTTGATTTGATTTTCATCATCCGGGTTAACTGGAACCTGTAAGCAAAATATATACTCATATTAACAAGTGCAAATCCGCAACAGCTGGTTGGTTTGTGGACCAACCAACCGACCCAGTGAGCTATAGAGCTGACAGTCGCAGCAAAAAAAACTACATTTTGTGTGGCAAGTTAGGAGATACAAAAAGCCTCAGAATAAAGGAAATACAAGTTACTATACAACTCTAACTCGACCCATGCATAAACAAGGTGTTTGAAGCAAAGAAGACCACCATACTGAATAACAGGTAGTAACAGGTGAGGTAACAGGTGAGGTAACCATGTGCTGAAATGAacccatgttagtttcctcaaggatcacaatgactcttgcttagagccttgctgctcttgttggttagtggtaactgatttaaattgttgaaatatttttttttactgttgcttgcttttctacaggtacacttgcacttatagcgattcatgttgtttaattgtaacttgtttaactacatgctcttgtggttcttccctttggcactaattttggttgttcacaatatgtgcttcatgttttggctacccgcaatggataaaagcatctgctaaatgaataaatgtaaattaaataaCCCTGTGCTATCGCTGCTTAATTCATTTTCATTACATAATCTAACTACATCCATCTCAGAAGTGTAGGATAGGAAATCTATGCATTTTGTTATTTCTACTAGTTGACTATTTTGAAAATTACTCAAAAAATGGGATACCTCAGGAGTAGCAGGTTCAGAATGTCCTTCCTCTATCTGGGAATTGATGATGGATTTTAACGCCCCTTCTTCAAactaaaacacaacaacaaaaacgtcAGTTaattcagtggttctcaatcctggtccttatGCCCCCCTAGCCTGCATATTTTAGATATttctctgctccaacacacctgattcaaataaatgggtcattatcaagctcagggaaacgtctaaaacatgcagggcaggggggcccgaggtccaggattgagaaccactgagttAATTAATGATTCTAAGATTAGCATACATGACGAGCTCCAAACATCCAACCCAGTAAACTCTACAACACACACGGACTCACTTTCAGCCGGTTGAGCTGATCTTGCAGCATGACTTTGATTTTCAGAAGAGTCTCCTCTTCCTTTTTTAGCTCCTGCAAACGACTGTGCATGGTTACTGTCTGATGGCTCCTTCAGATCATTCCTTGAATCTGGGACACACAAGTAGACAAAGTTAGTAGCAAGTACCTCCACAGAAATTAACTTGCGCCGATTGTACTAGGCTATGCTAACCCAACGGTAATAGACTACCGCGCGGCTGACAAGCTTTATAACGGTCTGTTGACAACCCTCAATCTGATAGCTATCTAGCCGTTAGACATGAAATGCCTCACCGTAGCGGCTAGCTGGCTTGTATTCTTGGATATATCCACTGTGCAGGAACTGCTATGCAACATAAAGCTGATAAAGTAGCCACGTAATATTTTGTAAAGCTACAGGCTTGGCATGATCATTTCTAGCAACTGacttagctagcttgctagctttaTGATAAGTAGtccttccctgctctccctttctcaaacacaacaaGCCGAATTCACGTGGGtcgcttcctgttcctgttc of Osmerus mordax isolate fOsmMor3 chromosome 4, fOsmMor3.pri, whole genome shotgun sequence contains these proteins:
- the snapc5 gene encoding snRNA-activating protein complex subunit 5, whose amino-acid sequence is MHSRLQELKKEEETLLKIKVMLQDQLNRLKFEEGALKSIINSQIEEGHSEPATPEVPVNPDDENQINQTKLLLSAPVDYNMEEEEEEEEEEEEEDDENELEVVPEEDEEEEEEEDYY